A DNA window from Anastrepha obliqua isolate idAnaObli1 chromosome 5, idAnaObli1_1.0, whole genome shotgun sequence contains the following coding sequences:
- the LOC129248634 gene encoding tubulin glycylase 3B produces MQRSSTSWPNYRNQYYNPVYKIRALIQTLDAELSALSHRCLVSKVNALNSPNPKVEYILGHSATGVPYRALPNTQKSMAALSDIRSMSPAQTRTLSGIYRSRVIEAFRNRRIFTVYGNYHTIRRALLNRGWVEKLAPNRYVKLQSLPEEVLLQHAKHGNDYEAVAISKIISHFPAFFIWQPKSYRDFHSDVFPLRNRVRRGRNLDFSTKVGLIGCAEQHQWFHEKGVCGMSHPRFYRLGGSMEERIAFIEDFRQTQCRSLLKFIMENKERLAELVDPEEGTIPISVVHFAVTNFKKHFDEFEHRTLDDKDVTNADRENAEWQTFIMQSNEVIRNNAKIKATASLLEDVSKLSRIYLFKLEERRPDYKWDGCRNLWILKPGYQCRGLGIIIRSSIEEILQWAINNPQRRYIAQKYLERPLLIHKTKFDIRQYMLLSIGESTLSIWLYRDCYLRFSSQEFTINDLRESIHLTNNSVQKRYKNKPNRDVRLPKNNMWSLEQFKVYLKQSNAPESVWEDRIYPGFKENLIAVVMSSLEETEFVENSFELYGCDLMLDEEYNPILIEINSTPDMSPSTGVTARICPLALRDLVKVIVDLPRNPLAPTGNFERVYEVNYKIKRDFDPEVGLDLCGKSMTLFKPTPTPPKRISRSPLKVIRKPEPVIKAPLKRLRGPPQKSKPQIGVGATEPKMLKSAAREALAIRYTAPK; encoded by the exons ATGCAACGTTCCTCAACGTCTTGGCCAAATTATAGAAACCAATACTACAATCCGGTCTACAAAATTCGCGCATTAATACAAACACTGGATGCTGAGTTGAGTGCACTCTCGCATCGTTGCCTAGTTTCGAAAGTTAACGCCTTGAATTCACCCAATCCCAAAGTGGAGTACATACTCGGTCATAGCGCCACTGGGGTGCCATACAGGGCACTGCCGAATACTCAAAAAAGTATGGCTGCATTGAGTGACATCCGGTCAATGTCTCCCGCACAGACGCGCACCCTGTCCGGCATCTATCGATCGCGTGTAATTGAGGCGTTTCGCAATAGACGCATTTTTACCGTTTACGGTAATTATCATACAATACGACGCGCATTGCTGAATCGTGGTTGGGTGGAGAAATTGGCACCAAATCGCTATGTGAAATTACAGAGCTTGCCCGAGGAGGTGCTGCTACAACATGCAAAGCATGGCAACGACTATGAAGCAGTAGCCATTTCGAAAATTATCAGTCACTTTCCGGCTTTCTTTATTTGGCAACCGAAGTCTTACCGTGACTTTCATTCTGATGTATTTCCGCTACGAAATCGCGTACGACGCGGACGCAATTTGGACTTTTCCACAAAGGTTGGCTTAATTGGTTGTGCCGAGCAGCACCAGTGGTTCCATGAGAAGGGCGTTTGCGGCATGAGTCATCCGCGCTTTTATCGTCTCGGTGGCAGCATGGAAGAGCGCATCGCATTTATAGAGGATTTTCGTCAAACTCAATGTCGCAGTTTGCTTAAATTTataatggaaaataaagaaCGTCTGGCGGAGTTAGTCGACCCAGAGGAAGGTACAATACCCATATCGGTGGTGCATTTTGCTgtgacaaatttcaaaaaacatttcgaTGAATTTGAACATCGCACACTGGACGATAAAGACGTAACGAATGCAGATCGCGAAAATGCTGAATGGCAGACTTTTATTATGCAGTCAAACGAAGTCATACGCAACAATGCCAAAATCAAAGCGACTGCATCTTTGTTGGAGGATGTGTCAAAACTTAGtcgcatttatttgtttaaattggaAGAGCGGCGTCCAGACTACAAATGGGATGGTTGCCGTAATCTTTGGATACTCAAGCCGGGTTATCAATGTCGCGGACTGGGCATCATCATACGCAGTTCCATCGAAGAGATTTTACAATGGGCAATCAACAATCCACAAAGGCGATATATCGCACAAAAGTATTTGG AGCGTCCCCTCTTGATACACAAGACCAAGTTTGACATACGACAATATATGCTGCTCTCCATTGGCGAATCGACACTCTCCATTTGGTTGTATAGGGATTGTTATCTACGCTTTAGCTCTCAGGAATTCACCATCAATGATCTGCGCGAATCGATACATCTGACGAATAATTCCGTACAGAAACGTTACAAGAATAAACCAAATCGTGACGTACGTTTGCCGAAGAATAATATGTGGTCCTTGGAACAGTTCAAAGTCTATCTAAAACAGTCGAATGCGCCTGAAAGTGTATGGGAAGACCGAATTTATCCCGGTTTCAAAGAGAATCTTATAGCTGTTGTAATGTCAAGTTTAGAAGAGACGGAATTTGTGGAAAATTCGTTCGAATTGTATGGCTGTGATTTGATGTTAGACGAGGAATATAATCCAATATTGATCGAAATCAATTCAACACCAGATATGTCACCATCGACTGGTGTGACTGCACGCATTTGTCCGTTGGCTCTGAGGGATTTGGTAAAAGTGATTGTCGATTTGCCGCGCAACCCACTTGCACCTACTGGCAATTTTGAGCGCGTTTATGAAGTCAATTACAAGATCAAAAGAGATTTCGATCCCGAAGTTGGTTTAGATCTTTGTGGTAAGTCGATGACTCTGTTCAAGCCGACACCCACGCCGCCGAAGAGGATATCTAGAAGCCCGCTGAAAGTAATTAGGAAACCCGAACCTGTCATTAAAGCGCCGCTAAAACGATTAAGAGGTCCACCACAG